From Triplophysa dalaica isolate WHDGS20190420 chromosome 24, ASM1584641v1, whole genome shotgun sequence:
CGGAACCCCAGAGAGGAAATCTGTGGCCCGGCTTCAGGTCCACAGCTTGGTTTTCATCTTGCGCCTGGGCCTGCGTGCTTTGGTGCTTCTTCTGAAGTTCGGCCCCCTTCTGATTCTGTATCCTCTGACTTTACTATCTGGCCGTTGGGCATCGCATTGGTTGGACGCCCTGCTTTGGATCACAGAGACCTCCGGACCCACGTTTATGAAGCTGGGTCAGTGGGCCAGTACCAGACGGGACATCTTCTCACAGGACTTCTGCGATCGTTTCTCCAGGCTCCACGTGCAGGTCAAGCCTCACGCGTGGGCTCACACCAAAGAGTGTCTGCGGAGAGCGTTTGGAGAAGGCTGGAGGCAGACGTTTGTTTTCGACAGTAAGGAGCCCGTCGGCTCAGGCTGCGTGGCGCAGGTGTACCGCGCCAAGGCCAGGGTGGGGAACGTGGACGATCCGGCGTTCCGACAGCTGCTGGAGGATCTGGAAAAGAACAATGTCATGGAGGCCTGGGAGATTCCTGGTCTTGGAGGAGCGTTGAGCGGCCTTTGGGAGACATACAGggatgaagaagaagaaagtGTGGACTTTACAGAGAGAACAAGCGTCCAGAAAGAAGAGGAGCGTCTGATCCCTGTGGCTGTAAAGGTGAGCTATGCTATAGTTTTTCAATGAAAAGGTTGCCAAACCTGTTTGGAAAAGCTCCTTTGTTCTGGTGTATAACCCCCGGGATCAAAAACGAAAGCAGCTCTCGTATGGCAGAACCCGTGTGACATGTTGTGATCTGTGGGGGTTTTTCAGCTTGTGTTGTGGTCTTGTTTCTTTCGTCAGGTTCTTCATCCTGGAATCAGAAGGCAGGTGCAGATCGATCTGACATTAATGAAAGCTGGAAGTCTATTGCTCGACTGTTTGCCCGGAATCAAGTGGCTTAGTCTGCCTGAGATGGTTCAGGAGTTTGAGAAGCTCATGACCAAACAGGTGAAAAAAACCTTCACGATGTTTAACCTTCACGACCGCTTACAGCAGACTACACGCGTCCTGCTTCTGTTTGCAGATCGATCTCCGCTTCGAGGCCCAAAACATGGAAAAGTTCCAGAAGAACTTCCGAGATCTGGACTACGTGAAATTTCCCACACCGCTCCGGCCGTTCGTCACGAGGAGCGTCTTGGTAGAAACGTTCGAGGTAAGGTGACTCTTGTCATGCGCTTGCGATGACGCCAGCACTCATCCTCACTCTTATAAATGCACTTGTTTTTTTGCAGGAAAGCGAACCCATCTCGAAGTATCTGAGCCCAGAGGTGCCGGCAGCTGTGAAGCGGAGAATCGCTAGGATGGGTGTAGAGCTGCTTCTGAAATGGTTGG
This genomic window contains:
- the adck2 gene encoding uncharacterized aarF domain-containing protein kinase 2; its protein translation is MIYDQLCACLLVVVCPITDILDAHLSPSECSSAPFASPTPKAKNHCAFTAVYVKRLSLKEGKYQLYLDLLTPPNHNLIFSRTSGVWCTGFLCAFDCRSAEGLSEKAFSSPKRGLLCWSAGGISYSSGPRALCQQRGTPERKSVARLQVHSLVFILRLGLRALVLLLKFGPLLILYPLTLLSGRWASHWLDALLWITETSGPTFMKLGQWASTRRDIFSQDFCDRFSRLHVQVKPHAWAHTKECLRRAFGEGWRQTFVFDSKEPVGSGCVAQVYRAKARVGNVDDPAFRQLLEDLEKNNVMEAWEIPGLGGALSGLWETYRDEEEESVDFTERTSVQKEEERLIPVAVKVLHPGIRRQVQIDLTLMKAGSLLLDCLPGIKWLSLPEMVQEFEKLMTKQIDLRFEAQNMEKFQKNFRDLDYVKFPTPLRPFVTRSVLVETFEESEPISKYLSPEVPAAVKRRIARMGVELLLKWLVFVDNFVHGDLHPGNILVQMGGGEAPQDRVTLTDLWDTVVVSVRWSGPPLQLVLLDAGIVAQLSEEDRRNFRDVFTAVVLKRGERVAELILHHARASECQDVTRFKKEMAELVDGALGDTLSLGKIQVAELLSQVFGLLIRHKVKLESNFASMVFAIMVLEGLGRSLDPHLDILEMAKAILLKNCTSLL